The following nucleotide sequence is from Agromyces sp. SYSU T00194.
GAGCCGTGCGAGACCGCGCCGGAGCACGGGCTCCGACGCCGACAGCGAAATCCGCGCGAACGACGCGGCCACCGAGCCGAACGCGGTGCCCGGCGCCAGCGAGACGCCTCGCTCGACGAGCTCGATGCAGGCCCGACGGGAGTCGACGCCCGCGGCGAAGGACACCATCACGTAGAAGGCGCCGTCCGGCACGACCACCTCGATCCCCTCCGCTCGCAGGAGCCCGACGACGAGGTCGCGCCGTCGCCGGTAGCTTTCGCGCATCGCATCGACCTCCTCGCGCGGACCGGTCAGCGCCGCCATCGCCGCCGCCTGGCTCACCTCGCTCACGCACGACACGAGCGGCTCCTGAACCCTCCAGAGCGTCGGCGCGAGCCACGACGGGCTCGCGACGTAACCCACCCTCCACCCGGTCATGGCGTACGTCTTCGAGAAGCTGTAGACGCCGATCACGTGGTCGCGGTCCACGCCGATCGCGTTCGCCGGCGTCCCGTCGAAGATGAGCTCGTCGTAGACCTCGTCCGAGAGGACGAGCACGTCCCGGGCGGCGCACACCTCCACGATCTCGCGCACCACGGCCGGCGGGAACACCGCGCCGGTCGGGTTGCCGGGGCTGTTCAGCACGAGCAGGCGCGTGCGATCCGTGATGAGGGCGGCGATCTCCGCGGGGTCGGCGACGAATCCCCGATCGGCGGGGAGCGGGTAGTGCACGGCTCGTGCACCGGCGAGTGTCGCGAGCATCTCGTAGTTCGGCCATGCCGGGTCGGGGACGAGCACCTCGTCGCCGGGCGAGAGGGTCGCCGCCATGACGAGCTGGCAGGCCTGCACGCCGCCGGCGGTGACGATGACGTCGTCCGGGTGGTAGTCCAGGCCGCTCGCCTCGTGCAGGCGGCGCGCGAGCAGCGTGCGCAGCTCGGCGAGGCCGGCGGACTGGGTGTACCCGACGCCGTCCAGCGCCCTCCGCATCGCTGCCTCGGTGATGTGCACCGGGGTGGTGAAGTCGGGTTCGCCGATCTCGAGCCGATCGATCTCCCCGGGCGGACGCGCGACCACGAGGTTCACGATCTCGCGGATGCCCGACCCGCCGACATGCGATGCGTACTCGCCGATCCCCGCACTCACAGCGCGAGCCATCCGCCGTCGACCACCAGCGTGTGGCCGTGGACGTACGCGGCGTCCTCGCCGAGGAGGAACGCGACCGCCCCTGCGATGTCGCGCGGGTCGCCCAGTCGCCCGGCAGGGATCTTCGCCCCGGCACGCGCGAGCTTCTCCGGGTCGTCGAGCACCGCCGTCGTGAGCGGTGTCGCGATGGTCCCGGGCGCGACGGCGTTGACCCCGATGCCCAGCGGCGCGAGCTCGACGGCAGCCGAGGTCGTGAGCTGGCGGATGCCCGCCTTCGACACGTCGTAGGCGGCTTCGGGCGTCGACGACGAGACGAAGGCGGCGGTCGACGCGATGTTCACGATGCGCCCGCCCCCGGTGCGGCGGAAGTGGGGCACGATCGCCTGGATCGCGAGGAACGCGCCACGGAGGTTGACGGAGAGCTGCAGGTCCCACTCGGCGACGCTGTAGTCGACGAGCGGCTTCGCGATGGCGATCCCGGCGTTGTTCACCAGGCCGACGAGCGGCGCCGACCGCGCCGCGGCGAAGTCGACCAGCTGCGCCACGGATGCGGGGTCGGACATGTCGACGACGTGCGGGACCGCGCGGTCGCCGCGTTCGAGGATCGCGTTCGCGACGGCGCCCGCCCGGTCGGCGTCGAGGTCGGCGACCACGACGTCCCAGTCGCGGGCGGCGAGGAGGGTTGCCGTCGCCTCGCCGATCCCGCCGCCGGCGCCGGTGACGATCACGGTGCGGTGGTTCTGCATGTGGAGCTGCTTTCTGTGGAGTCGATCCGGTGCGTGGGGTGCGGGTCAGGCCAATCGGTCGCGGACCTCCCCGAGCAACGACACCGAGCGCATGGTCGCGTCGTGGTCGACGCCGGGGTACTTCGACCGGAACATCACGTGCAGGCCGTCGCCCACGATGTCGCGCAGTCGTCCGAGCAGGTCGGCCACGTCGTCGGGGGTGCCGAGCGACATCTCGCCGCGTCTGCGCGCGTGCTCGTCGGGCGACATGCGGTCGGGGTACCATCCCTCGTATTCCTCGGGACGCAAGCCGTACCAGTCGCCGTACACGCGGCGGGTGTACATGTACCCGTCACGGACCGCTTCCCATGCCGCATCCGCGCCGTCCTCGTG
It contains:
- a CDS encoding pyridoxal phosphate-dependent aminotransferase encodes the protein MSAGIGEYASHVGGSGIREIVNLVVARPPGEIDRLEIGEPDFTTPVHITEAAMRRALDGVGYTQSAGLAELRTLLARRLHEASGLDYHPDDVIVTAGGVQACQLVMAATLSPGDEVLVPDPAWPNYEMLATLAGARAVHYPLPADRGFVADPAEIAALITDRTRLLVLNSPGNPTGAVFPPAVVREIVEVCAARDVLVLSDEVYDELIFDGTPANAIGVDRDHVIGVYSFSKTYAMTGWRVGYVASPSWLAPTLWRVQEPLVSCVSEVSQAAAMAALTGPREEVDAMRESYRRRRDLVVGLLRAEGIEVVVPDGAFYVMVSFAAGVDSRRACIELVERGVSLAPGTAFGSVAASFARISLSASEPVLRRGLARLASWYRETEGGARPALGRVGAVTS
- a CDS encoding SDR family NAD(P)-dependent oxidoreductase yields the protein MQNHRTVIVTGAGGGIGEATATLLAARDWDVVVADLDADRAGAVANAILERGDRAVPHVVDMSDPASVAQLVDFAAARSAPLVGLVNNAGIAIAKPLVDYSVAEWDLQLSVNLRGAFLAIQAIVPHFRRTGGGRIVNIASTAAFVSSSTPEAAYDVSKAGIRQLTTSAAVELAPLGIGVNAVAPGTIATPLTTAVLDDPEKLARAGAKIPAGRLGDPRDIAGAVAFLLGEDAAYVHGHTLVVDGGWLAL